A window of Panicum virgatum strain AP13 chromosome 8K, P.virgatum_v5, whole genome shotgun sequence contains these coding sequences:
- the LOC120644926 gene encoding REF/SRPP-like protein At3g05500, protein MAESNSNHQGQAEDNGMDQQKEREVMVTNQPVREVVVNNEQAPPKLEDREVVVNNEQAPKLEERELVVQEEQVRKLRYLGFVQVALAHALVYLAGLYGVSKDHAGLLRPGVDITESTVKGVVGPIYCKFHGVPLNILAFIDCKVDDMVHKLNRHLLGPLKAASARACAVACAVPVVACELIAEAQQSGVKGAARLAYVKVEPVAKDMYGRYEPVAEQLAVSAWYLLNSLPVFPHVAQVIVPTGAYCMTKYNRMVDAAARQGYTGARYLPTVPIERIAKVFASSAPEAKGAAETQT, encoded by the exons ATGGCGGAGTCGAACTCCAACCACCAGGGCCAAGCG GAGGATAACGGGATGGATCAGCAGAAGGAGAGGGAGGTGATGGTGACCAATCAGCCGGTGCGGGAGGTGGTGGTGAACAACGAGCAGGCGCCGCCGAAGCTGGAGGACAGGGAGGTGGTGGTGAACAACGAGCAGGCGCCGAAGTTGGAGGAGAGAGAACTGGTGGTGCAGGAGGAGCAGGTACGGAAGCTGAGGTACCTGGGCTTCGTGCAGGTGGCTTTAGCGCATGCCCTGGTTTACCTCGCGGGGCTCTACGGGGTGTCCAAAGACCATGCCGGTCTGCTCCGACCCGGCGTCGACATCACTGAGTCCACAGTGAAGGGCGTCGTCGGCCCTATCTACTGTAAATTCCACGGCGTCCCTCTCAACATCCTCGCGTTCATCGACTGCAAG GTGGACGACATGGTGCACAAGCTCAACAGGCACCTCCTGGGGCCGCTCAAGGCCGCCTCAGCGCGGGCATGCGCGGTGGCCTGCGCCGTGCCGGTGGTGGCGTGCGAGCTCATCGCCGAAGCGCAGCAGTCTGGCGTGAAGGGTGCCGCGCGCTTGGCGTATGTAAAGGTGGAGCCCGTGGCCAAGGACATGTACGGGCGCTATGAGCCAGTGGCAGAGCAACTCGCCGTCTCTGCCTGGTACTTGCTCAACAGTTTGCCGGTCTTCCCGCACGTCGCCCAGGTCATCGTGCCCACCGGAGCCTATTGCATGACCAAGTACAATAGGATGGTTGACGCTGCGGCACGGCAGGGGTACACAGGAGCCAGGTACCTCCCGACCGTCCCCATCGAGCGCATAGCCAAGGTGTTCGCGTCCTCCGCGCCGGAGGCCAAAGGTGCAGCGGAGACCCAGACCTAA
- the LOC120644927 gene encoding uncharacterized protein LOC120644927: MLAYGVSADFLDDYVRLGESTIIECLKHFVKAVVEVFSEQYLRAPNAEDTARLMAINHARGWPGMFGSIDCMHWKWDKCPTTWRGAYIGHKDGPTMILEVVASQDLWIWHAFFGLPSSLNDVNVLRRSPLFQSLTSGKAPELEYIVNGNKYNIGYYLADGIYPAWETFVKAFHSPQGNKKTYFTSAQQAARKDVERAFGVLQSQFAMVRGPARLWSKQDLWYIMQCCVLLHNMIVEDEREEPNDFNYHQEPNGIRVLKPKDFEHRDPLLLNDFLKIHEEIEDRSSHERLRDDLVEHLWARYSAR, encoded by the coding sequence ATGCTTGCCTATGGTGTTTCGGCTGATTTCCTGGATGACTACGTGAGGCTGGGAGAGAGCACCATCATCGAGTGCCTAAAACATTTTGTGAAAGCTGTCGTTGAAGTTTTCAGTGAACAATACCTGAGGGCCCCCAATGCCGAGGACACAGCTAGATTGATGGCCATTAATCATGCAAGAGGGTGGCCAGGCATGTTTGGCTCCATTGACTGTATGCACTGGAAGTGGGACAAGTGCCCGACTACTTGGAGAGGCGCATACATAGGGCATAAGGATGGGCCGACCATGATTCTTGAGGTTGTTGCATCTCAAGATTTATGGATTTGGCACGCCTTTTTTGGGCTTCCTAGTTCTCTCAACGATGTCAATGTGCTTCGCCGTTCTCCACTTTTCCAAAGTCTGACTTCCGGGAAAGCACCAGAATTGGAATACATTGTCAATGGAAACAAGTACAACATTGGTTACTATCTTGCCGATGGGATATATCCAGCTTGGGAAACTTTTGTGAAAGCTTTCCATAGTCCCCAGGGGAACAAGAAAACCTATTTCACAAGTGCACAACAAGCAGCGAGAAAAGACGTCGAGAGGGCTTTTGGGGTACTCCAGTCTCAATTCGCAATGGTGCGGGGCCCTGCGAGGTTATGGAGTAAGCAAGATCTTTGGTATATCATGCAATGTTGTGTACTCCTGCACAACATGATAGTTGAAGATGAGCGTGAGGAGCCCAACGATTTTAACTACCATCAAGAGCCGAACGGTATCCGTGTGTTGAAGCCCAAGGACTTTGAGCATCGTGATCCTCTTCTTCTAAATGACTTCCTCAAGATACACGAAGAAATTGAGGACAGGTCGTCACATGAGCGACTTCGTGATGATCTAGTAGAGCATCTATGGGCAAGATATAGTGCTAGGTAG
- the LOC120645836 gene encoding uncharacterized protein LOC120645836, with product MSNVPLPRDVVAQRAKNAVAEFPVNPDDLWEIKMRPETGYLSVGVSHKGYTSKPPVPEEREINHLHREAVKKKKDAAEEVAARKRTRKEKHEKECKIAHAEGKPRPATPESTEEEDSSDVELNFSDDDEAATGAGSPPVYRGAGGEEVTVTLGEARLTSGSLMEPPPVRTERGAPTPVAGRRSSTPVTGQRSPPLATGRRTPAPAVSMGSGGSAVSAETPAQTASGLRADPRVAPLGQSSRGVSVPQARRSGTGKRCMSARSGSRAIARDAAQLAPTKTLKTGAHATSHTAPQPPIGVDPALEAGAEKLREAMARGALESGGDAGQSGIVTAAGADAKEEVSRGGADDATRLNIEIEAGWGDADSVAHPEESAPRAPAVEETCVPKPARAGDEVVVAAATAQTAPENVEPVVELPLSSDEFGDSRDINPAAAAYAADRIADEQEEEAVWKAQFEVSSQIQDHLDRALGLHRTTDLQITAEGIELTRLYSQMHWLGQHNADLVLQNIDTNTKMTDLGARQRALEEDLRVRTTLEQKEAELQHEKATVATLTGTLEEKGRALEEKKVAIRKAEATLKEKEDSLSSLEGVARVQQEEAPKNIAEQRQKVADETSVKEAVNTALMAAQVEYTELERTAIAEHAKRTFHLGVLRALAVASTHYIMDLQRVSLGYVIPTDADTDAASSIMDDATAAAEEFATVLARKLEADIPPIAEFDAIAFSEEVRIHK from the exons ATGTCGAACGTGCCGCTCCCTCGTGACGTCGTTGCCCAGAGGGCGAAgaatgcggtggcggagttccccgtcAACCCAGacgatctctgggagatcaagatgcgccccgagacggGGTACCTTTCTGTG GGGGTGAGCCACAAGGGCTACacctcgaagcccccggtcccggagGAACGCGAAATCAACCACCTGCACagagaggcggtgaagaagaagaaagatgcagCAGAGGAGGTCGCCGCCAGGAAGAGGACGAGGAAGGAAAAGCATGAGAAGGAGTGCAAGATTGCACACGCGGAGGGAAAGCCtcggcccgccacgcccgagtccaccgaggaggaggactccTCGGACGTGGAGCTCAATTTCTCGGATGACGACGAGGCGGCGACGGGCGCGGGCTCCCCGCCGGTCTATCGAGGggctggcggcgaggaggtgacggtgaCGCTGGGTGAGGCGAGGCTCACATCGGGATCACTGATGGAGCCGCCCCCCGTGAGGACAGAACGGGGGGCGCCCACGCCGGTAGCGGGCAGGAGATCGTCCACGCCCGTGACGGGGCAGAGGTCGCCGCCACTAGCGACGGGTAGGAGGACACCCGCACCCGCGGTGTCAATGGGCAGTGGAGGATCCGCAGTGAGTGCGGAGACGCCCGCGCAGACAGCCTCGGGGCTCCGGGCCGACCCGAGGGTGGCGCCCTTGGGCCAGTCATCGAGAGGTGTCAGCGTGCCGCAGGCCCGGAGGAGCGGCACGGGCAAGCGTTGCATGAGCGCCCGGTCAGG CTCCAGGGCCATCGCCAGGGATGCGGCCCAGCTTGCGCCGACCAAgaccctcaagaccggggcgcacGCAACgtcgcacacggcgccgcagcccccgatCGGAGTGGACCCGGCCTTAGAGGCAGGGGCCGAAAAGCTCCGAGAGGCGATGGCTCGGGGGGCCCTAGAGAGTGGGggtgacgccggccagagcggcaTTGTAACAGCCGCTGGAGCCGACGCCAAGGAGGAGGTcagccggggcggcgcggatgATGCCACCCGACTGAACATCGAAATCGAGGCCGGTTGGGGCGACGCGGATAGCGTCGCCCATCCg gaggagtcggcgccaAGGGCGCCGGCAGTGGAGGAAACCTGCGTCCCGAAGCCCGCAAGGGCCGGGGACGAGGTTGTTgttgcagcggcgacggcgcaaaCGGCGCCGGAGAACGTGGAGCCGGTGGTGGAGTTGCCGCTGAGCAGCGATGAGTTCGGGGACTCGAGGGACATCAaccctgctgctgcggcctACGCCGCCGACCGgattgccga CGAGCAGGAGGAAGAAGCGGTCTGGAAAGCGCAGTTCGAGGTCAGCTCTCAGATTCAGGACCACCTCGACCGCGCCCTAGGGCTTCACCGGACGACGGACCTCCAGATCA cggctgagggaatcGAGCTGACCCGGCTGTACTCTCAGATGCACtggctcgggcagcacaacgccgacTTGGTGCTTCAGAACAtcgacaccaacaccaagatgacagACCTGGGGGCGCGCCAGCGGGCGCTAGAGGAGGACCTG cgtgtTAGGACGacgctcgagcagaaggaggccgagctccagcacgAGAAGGCGACCGTCGCTACGCTgaccgggaccctcgaggagaagggcagAGCCCTCGAGGAAAAGAAGGTGGCCATCCGAAAAGCGGAGGccaccctcaaggagaaggaggactccttgtcctcgctcgaagggGTCGCCCGGGTCCAGCAGGAAGAGGCGCCGAAAAATATTGCGG AGCAGAGGCAAAAAGTGGCGGATGAGACTTCGGTGAAGGAGGCTGTCAACACTGCGCTCATGGCGGCACAGGTTGAATACACTGAACTAGAGcggaccgcc atcgccgagcacgccaagagaACTTTCCACCTtggtgtcctgcgagccctcgccgtggcctcgacgcactacattATGGACCTTCAGAGGGTGTCGTTGGGGTACGTCATCCCAACCGACGCCGATACAGATGCTGCATCGTCCATCATGGatgacgccaccgccgccgccgaggagttcgccactgTCCTAGCCAGGAAGCTTGAGGCTGACATCCCCCCGATAGCTGAATTCGATGCc ATAGCTTTCAGCGAGGAAGTTCGCATTCACAAATGA